A single genomic interval of Microbacterium sp. BLY harbors:
- a CDS encoding CHAT domain-containing protein: protein MPLSASELHRRGVEAANSRRFPRARRALEQAAARTTDADLRARIDGTTAYVLVQTGEPAAAEALCREALARGGLQAETVALLGGQLGALLMHGGRMEEAEASLTTAIDALSATGDETTALANCLMNRSVVRMQRHRLDSCMADLRRAIAIYEAHDERDSLAEATHNLGYAALLGGDLVSALRLMAASRPTFAATSPLATAISDLDRAEVLRDAGLTTEAEALLGRVAVQFGAQRMRQARGEAEFHLARSLVRHDPRAAERTARTAARRFTALGSSGWAARATAVQLEARQRTRPDRPADAAAFEHVAQELDRSGFRTEATGLRLSARRDGTGRLPRIPASAPTPLRIRAQEVRAARAAGRGRDREVLRAAATGLDLLSAWQRSFGALDLQASVAMHASDLVFAGLTAAVRRRDPDTVFEWSERARHLSQQVAPVRPPHDDALAADLAELRMLRADLAGADWTTDPTVRALRDRVRERQWAATGSGATRERRTREEVSALLPADTAVLAYVYTGSGLHGVVVEGAGATVLDLSWPRVRDALDGLRADLDMAALTRGGGMGPVTARSLAARLAVLDDELLRPMRHAAAGARRLLLTVPGILGGVPWGMLPGMHGVPFTIATSVSRWLDAPAPARAAPTVGFAAGPRVPRAVEEVRRAAGSWAGRGTTRTLQDAEATVTSTTELAGTVDVLHIAAHGRHAVDNPLFSGFELADGVLFGYDVDLIPRVPGTVILSACELGRSSVRWGEEALGMTRVWLHAGTDCVIAAPVIVPDDDACELLTAVHGELAAGVRPAEALARAASETGVSAPFQCHGNGF from the coding sequence ATGCCCCTGTCCGCGAGCGAGCTGCACCGACGCGGCGTCGAGGCGGCGAACTCCCGACGGTTCCCGCGCGCACGCCGGGCCCTCGAGCAGGCTGCCGCGCGGACCACCGACGCCGATCTCCGCGCCCGCATCGACGGCACCACCGCCTACGTCCTCGTGCAGACCGGCGAACCGGCGGCGGCGGAGGCGCTGTGCCGGGAGGCGTTGGCGCGCGGCGGCCTGCAGGCCGAGACCGTCGCTCTGCTGGGCGGGCAGCTCGGCGCCCTCCTCATGCACGGCGGCCGGATGGAGGAGGCGGAGGCGAGCCTCACCACGGCGATCGATGCCCTCTCCGCCACCGGCGACGAGACCACGGCGCTCGCCAACTGCCTGATGAACCGCTCGGTCGTGCGCATGCAGCGCCACCGGCTGGACAGCTGCATGGCGGACCTCCGCCGGGCGATTGCGATCTACGAGGCGCACGACGAGCGGGACTCCCTCGCCGAGGCCACGCACAACCTCGGCTACGCCGCCCTCCTCGGCGGAGACCTCGTGTCGGCGCTGCGCCTCATGGCCGCGTCGCGGCCGACCTTCGCAGCCACCAGTCCCCTGGCCACCGCGATCAGCGATCTCGACCGCGCCGAGGTGCTCCGTGACGCCGGGCTGACGACCGAGGCGGAGGCGCTGCTCGGCCGCGTCGCCGTGCAGTTCGGGGCGCAGCGCATGCGGCAGGCCCGCGGGGAGGCGGAGTTCCACCTCGCCCGCTCGCTCGTCCGGCACGACCCGCGGGCGGCGGAGCGCACGGCCCGGACGGCCGCCCGCCGCTTCACCGCGCTCGGCAGCAGCGGCTGGGCGGCGCGCGCCACCGCCGTGCAACTCGAGGCCCGGCAGCGGACCCGCCCCGACCGTCCGGCGGATGCGGCCGCGTTCGAGCACGTCGCGCAGGAACTCGACCGGAGCGGTTTCCGCACGGAGGCCACCGGGCTGCGGTTGAGCGCCCGCCGCGACGGCACCGGCCGCCTCCCGCGCATCCCGGCCTCCGCCCCGACGCCGCTGCGCATCCGGGCGCAGGAGGTCCGCGCCGCGCGCGCCGCCGGGCGGGGGCGCGACCGGGAGGTGCTGCGGGCTGCTGCCACGGGACTCGATCTGCTGTCGGCCTGGCAGCGGTCGTTCGGGGCGCTCGACCTCCAGGCCTCGGTCGCGATGCATGCGAGCGACCTCGTGTTCGCGGGGCTCACCGCCGCCGTCCGTCGTCGCGACCCCGACACCGTGTTCGAGTGGTCGGAGCGCGCCCGTCACCTCAGTCAGCAGGTCGCCCCGGTCCGTCCGCCGCACGACGACGCCCTCGCCGCCGACCTGGCGGAGCTGCGCATGCTGCGCGCCGATCTCGCGGGGGCCGACTGGACGACCGACCCGACCGTCCGCGCCCTCCGCGACCGCGTGCGGGAGCGCCAGTGGGCCGCGACCGGCTCCGGCGCGACGAGGGAACGCCGCACACGGGAGGAGGTGTCCGCGCTCCTCCCCGCGGACACGGCCGTCCTGGCCTACGTGTACACCGGGAGCGGGCTCCACGGTGTCGTGGTGGAGGGCGCGGGTGCGACCGTGCTCGACCTCTCCTGGCCGCGGGTGCGCGACGCCCTCGACGGCCTCCGCGCCGACCTCGACATGGCCGCCCTCACGCGCGGCGGGGGGATGGGCCCCGTGACCGCGCGGAGCCTCGCGGCCCGCCTCGCGGTCCTCGACGACGAACTGCTCCGCCCGATGCGACACGCCGCGGCGGGGGCACGCCGCCTCCTCCTCACGGTGCCGGGAATCCTCGGCGGGGTGCCGTGGGGGATGCTCCCCGGCATGCACGGGGTGCCGTTCACGATCGCGACCTCGGTCTCCCGGTGGCTCGACGCCCCCGCGCCTGCGCGCGCGGCTCCCACCGTGGGCTTCGCGGCGGGACCCCGGGTCCCGCGCGCGGTCGAAGAGGTCCGGCGTGCGGCGGGATCATGGGCGGGACGGGGGACGACGCGCACGCTGCAGGACGCGGAGGCGACGGTCACGAGCACGACCGAGCTCGCCGGCACCGTCGACGTCCTGCACATCGCCGCCCACGGCCGCCACGCCGTCGACAACCCCCTGTTCTCGGGGTTCGAGCTCGCCGACGGGGTCCTGTTCGGCTACGACGTCGACCTCATCCCCCGGGTTCCGGGCACGGTGATCCTCTCGGCGTGCGAGCTGGGCCGCTCCTCGGTGCGCTGGGGCGAGGAGGCCCTGGGAATGACACGCGTCTGGCTGCACGCCGGCACGGACTGCGTGATCGCCGCTCCCGTCATCGTGCCGGACGACGACGCCTGCGAGCTCCTCACGGCCGTGCACGGGGAGCTCGCCGCGGGCGTGCGCCCCGCGGAGGCGCTGGCACGAGCCGCCTCGGAGACGGGGGTTTCCGCCCCGTTCCAGTGCCACGGCAACGGATTCTGA
- a CDS encoding aromatic acid exporter family protein: protein MTPDLSRLRVRERRSYLARTVREAVRPARLLLVVKTALAVGLAWTIAPHMPGVTDEFPYYAPLGALVSMYPTLMGSMRSSLQTLFGLATGIGLAAVIVLTVGPTWWTIPLVVGLGVLVSGTGWFGVGKEYVPMAALFVLIIGGQNADDYSLGYLAQMGIGIVIGLVVNLLFAPAPLIGSAEARVEEFRRQLAGHLHDIGSAVSESWPPETAQWADDAAALAETTADLRAALAEADESVRYNPRARRRHAGTAHIHEQLSSLDRIAHLIRDIADATADTIWERPAAMSLDPALPEPLSAACHAVADVIAEDDPSSNAAHRRRAEAARAIRVLLERVDDRTFDVRSSMGPGVLMAMHLRRILILSGERPAEE from the coding sequence GTGACGCCCGATCTCTCGCGCCTGCGCGTCCGCGAACGCCGCTCGTACCTCGCCCGCACCGTCCGCGAGGCCGTCCGCCCCGCGCGCCTGCTCCTCGTGGTCAAGACGGCGCTCGCCGTCGGGCTCGCGTGGACGATCGCGCCGCACATGCCGGGGGTCACCGACGAGTTCCCGTACTACGCACCGCTGGGCGCACTCGTGAGCATGTACCCGACGCTCATGGGGTCCATGCGGTCGAGCCTGCAGACCCTGTTCGGTCTGGCCACCGGCATCGGCCTGGCGGCGGTGATCGTGCTCACGGTCGGGCCGACGTGGTGGACGATCCCGCTCGTGGTGGGGCTGGGCGTGCTCGTCTCGGGCACCGGCTGGTTCGGCGTCGGCAAGGAGTACGTCCCGATGGCGGCACTGTTCGTGCTCATCATCGGCGGTCAGAACGCGGACGACTACTCCCTCGGCTACCTGGCGCAGATGGGGATCGGGATCGTGATCGGTCTGGTGGTGAACCTCCTCTTCGCCCCCGCGCCGCTCATCGGATCGGCCGAGGCGCGGGTGGAGGAGTTCCGACGACAGCTCGCGGGGCACCTGCACGACATCGGCTCCGCGGTCTCGGAGTCCTGGCCCCCGGAGACCGCGCAGTGGGCGGACGATGCCGCAGCGCTCGCCGAGACCACCGCCGACCTCCGTGCGGCCCTGGCCGAGGCCGACGAGAGCGTCCGCTACAACCCGCGGGCGCGACGCCGGCATGCGGGCACCGCCCACATCCACGAGCAGCTCTCCTCGCTCGACCGCATCGCGCATCTCATCCGGGACATCGCCGACGCGACGGCCGACACGATCTGGGAGCGTCCGGCCGCCATGTCCCTGGACCCGGCTCTGCCCGAGCCGTTGTCGGCGGCCTGCCATGCCGTCGCCGACGTCATCGCCGAGGACGACCCCTCCTCGAACGCGGCGCACCGCCGCCGTGCGGAAGCGGCACGGGCGATCCGCGTGCTGCTGGAGCGGGTCGACGATCGCACGTTCGACGTGCGCAGCTCGATGGGACCCGGTGTTCTGATGGCGATGCACCTCCGCCGCATCCTCATCCTCAGCGGCGAGCGCCCGGCGGAGGAGTGA
- a CDS encoding SCO4848 family membrane protein, which yields MIAVVVVLFLNAGFNVLVWPRFYKRVADDPRARDENGKATPFLRVHVILIAIALVLAVASAVAGVTLLAIEP from the coding sequence GTGATCGCTGTCGTCGTCGTTCTGTTCCTCAATGCGGGCTTCAACGTGCTCGTCTGGCCGCGCTTCTACAAGCGCGTCGCGGACGACCCGCGGGCGCGCGACGAGAACGGCAAGGCGACGCCGTTCCTCCGTGTGCACGTCATCCTCATCGCGATCGCACTGGTGCTCGCCGTCGCATCCGCGGTGGCGGGGGTCACGCTCCTCGCCATCGAGCCGTAG
- a CDS encoding endonuclease/exonuclease/phosphatase family protein, with translation MHLDRDAPVADRDRFRDLGKVLARDRPISLCEGDEYIVIIGDFNTTINSMGGSTLGSCTDVASMHGAGAGATWPTILPPIMGVAIDRFLVGRAYSPAEATMHIQRSVTGSDHWAITGSIPALSD, from the coding sequence GTGCATCTCGATCGTGACGCGCCCGTCGCGGATCGCGATCGCTTCCGCGACCTCGGTAAGGTGCTCGCGCGAGATCGTCCAATATCCCTGTGTGAAGGAGACGAGTACATCGTCATCATCGGAGACTTCAACACGACCATCAACAGCATGGGTGGCAGCACCCTTGGTTCCTGTACTGACGTGGCAAGCATGCACGGAGCGGGTGCGGGTGCAACCTGGCCCACGATTTTGCCGCCGATCATGGGGGTCGCAATCGACCGCTTTCTTGTCGGTCGTGCGTACTCACCAGCCGAGGCCACCATGCACATCCAGCGCAGTGTCACAGGCTCCGACCACTGGGCGATCACCGGCAGCATCCCCGCACTCTCGGACTAG
- a CDS encoding transcriptional regulator, whose translation MAEDADATALEDAAFMTTAMLKAYSHPLRRQILRLIARRGFLRAADIAGELDVPANSASFHLRVLAEAGLIEEAPEKARDRRDRVWTGRKGALNVGGPGNPVPDEALGGTVVAALAEDHQDLVRRVIAWTPEYVSGRTTEVHASFVQRTIRLTEAEFDDAMRRINDVLTAADTAHDDTDPEGRYWQMDIVVADDTI comes from the coding sequence ATGGCCGAGGACGCGGACGCGACTGCGCTGGAGGACGCCGCCTTCATGACGACGGCCATGCTCAAGGCCTACTCGCATCCCTTGCGTCGACAGATCCTCCGCCTCATCGCCCGCCGCGGGTTCCTGCGTGCCGCCGACATCGCGGGAGAGCTCGACGTGCCCGCGAACAGCGCCAGCTTCCACCTGCGGGTGCTCGCCGAGGCGGGTCTCATCGAGGAGGCGCCGGAGAAGGCCAGGGACCGGCGCGACCGGGTCTGGACGGGCCGCAAGGGCGCGCTCAACGTCGGCGGGCCCGGCAACCCCGTCCCGGACGAGGCGCTCGGCGGAACCGTCGTCGCCGCGCTCGCCGAGGATCATCAGGACCTGGTGCGCCGGGTCATCGCCTGGACGCCGGAGTACGTCTCCGGCCGCACCACCGAGGTGCACGCGTCGTTCGTGCAGCGCACGATCCGACTGACCGAGGCCGAGTTCGATGACGCGATGCGGAGGATCAACGATGTGCTCACCGCCGCCGACACCGCGCACGACGACACCGACCCCGAGGGACGCTACTGGCAGATGGACATCGTCGTCGCCGACGACACCATCTGA
- a CDS encoding GntR family transcriptional regulator, translating to MIEEGKPLFLQIAEQIEDSILDGSLAEEAQAPSTNELAAFYRINPATAAKGVAMLTDKGVLHKRRGIGMFVSEGARELLLGERRAAFADRYIDPLLAEARTLGLGAEDLADLLRQRAASAPTPEGKTPA from the coding sequence GTGATCGAAGAAGGCAAGCCGCTCTTCCTCCAGATCGCCGAGCAGATCGAGGACTCCATCCTCGACGGCTCGCTGGCCGAGGAGGCTCAGGCCCCTTCGACGAACGAGCTCGCCGCGTTCTACCGCATCAACCCCGCCACCGCCGCGAAGGGAGTCGCCATGCTCACCGACAAGGGAGTGCTCCACAAGCGCCGAGGCATCGGCATGTTCGTCTCGGAAGGCGCCAGGGAGCTGCTCCTCGGCGAACGCCGCGCGGCCTTCGCCGACCGCTACATCGACCCGCTCCTCGCGGAGGCCCGCACGCTGGGCCTCGGCGCGGAAGACCTCGCGGACCTGCTCCGGCAGCGCGCCGCCTCCGCCCCCACCCCAGAAGGGAAGACCCCCGCATGA
- a CDS encoding MFS transporter has protein sequence MTTTPTMPHRLWRNTRYVTWLVSDTSKGLASALFGFAVPLLALIVTNDPAQAGIIAGAGMIARLLLTLVGGILADRHRRIVLMLVGSLLGVALAGAFTLLALSGALTFATLLVIDVLLAARSGLFDVAGESALKEIVPDDAMGRAQAANQGRDAALQLAGGPLGGLLLGVGGWLVGAVMTLAHLVAAVTAGLLGRQARRAGVADTGAADDADDDAPAVRPHAGRELREGFTWLLSRPDLGGVMLIMTIINLGFNAAITTVVYALQQAGHSELLIGTISAAIGAVMLVGAVVAPLLVPRIPAGLLTIGGLAVVAMGAIVLSFVSAPWAVAVALGASVFLVPALNAGMMGYFMVATPSRLLGRANSAIGILAMGAMPLAPLIAGFGLAWVGRQGTLLLCAALCVVAAALAIGNHALRSLPVEAQWAAHARQFGTD, from the coding sequence ATGACCACGACGCCGACGATGCCCCACCGCCTGTGGCGCAACACGCGCTACGTCACCTGGCTCGTGAGCGACACGAGCAAGGGACTGGCCTCCGCCCTGTTCGGGTTCGCGGTGCCCCTCCTGGCGCTCATCGTCACGAACGATCCGGCCCAGGCCGGCATCATCGCCGGCGCCGGGATGATCGCCCGCCTGCTGCTGACCCTCGTCGGGGGCATCCTCGCCGACCGGCACCGGCGCATCGTGCTCATGCTCGTCGGCTCGCTCCTCGGGGTGGCGCTGGCCGGAGCGTTCACCCTCCTCGCCCTCTCCGGCGCGCTCACCTTCGCCACCCTCCTCGTGATCGACGTGCTGCTGGCCGCACGCAGCGGCCTCTTCGACGTCGCGGGCGAGAGCGCACTCAAGGAGATCGTCCCGGACGACGCGATGGGGCGAGCGCAGGCCGCGAACCAGGGGCGCGACGCCGCCCTCCAGCTCGCGGGCGGGCCGCTCGGCGGTCTGCTGCTGGGCGTGGGCGGCTGGCTCGTCGGCGCGGTCATGACCCTCGCCCACCTCGTCGCCGCTGTGACCGCCGGGCTGCTCGGGCGTCAGGCCCGGCGCGCGGGCGTCGCCGACACCGGCGCCGCGGACGACGCGGACGACGACGCACCCGCCGTCCGCCCGCACGCCGGACGCGAACTCCGGGAAGGCTTCACCTGGCTGCTCTCCCGCCCCGACCTCGGCGGCGTGATGCTCATCATGACGATCATCAACCTCGGATTCAACGCCGCGATCACCACGGTCGTCTACGCGCTGCAGCAGGCGGGGCACTCCGAGCTGCTCATCGGCACCATCAGCGCCGCGATCGGCGCCGTGATGCTCGTGGGCGCGGTCGTCGCCCCGCTCCTCGTGCCGCGGATCCCGGCCGGGTTGCTCACCATCGGCGGCCTCGCGGTCGTCGCGATGGGCGCTATCGTGCTGTCGTTCGTGTCGGCCCCGTGGGCGGTCGCCGTCGCCCTCGGCGCCTCCGTCTTCCTCGTCCCGGCGCTGAACGCGGGGATGATGGGCTACTTCATGGTGGCCACGCCGTCACGCCTGCTGGGACGCGCGAACAGCGCCATCGGAATCCTCGCGATGGGCGCGATGCCGCTCGCTCCGCTCATCGCCGGCTTCGGCCTGGCGTGGGTCGGGCGCCAGGGCACGCTCCTCCTCTGCGCGGCACTGTGCGTGGTGGCTGCCGCCCTCGCGATCGGGAACCACGCCCTGCGCAGCCTCCCGGTCGAAGCGCAGTGGGCCGCGCATGCCCGCCAGTTCGGGACGGACTGA
- a CDS encoding ABC transporter ATP-binding protein, whose product MTAVIEVQNLTKRYKDKRALDNVSLSLEGGSIYGLLGRNGAGKTTLMSILTAQNFESSGTVKVFGEHPYENAHVLGRICFVRESQKYPDDATPRHAFRAARLFFPHWDQELADELIAEFQLPMEQTIKKLSRGQLSAVGVIIGLASRAEITFFDEPYLGLDAVARQIFYDRLVEDYAEHPRTIILSSHLIDEVANLIEKVIVIDNGQILLNEDTDAVRDRAVTVVGDAAKVDAWVGDREVLHRDELGRVASVTVLGALTADDRAEVRAAGLDLAPVSLQQLIVRLTQKAETRSGTRADATTEGVR is encoded by the coding sequence ATGACCGCCGTCATCGAGGTGCAGAACCTCACCAAGCGCTATAAGGACAAGAGGGCGCTCGACAACGTATCGCTCTCGCTCGAGGGAGGCTCGATCTACGGGCTCCTCGGCCGCAACGGCGCCGGCAAGACGACACTCATGTCGATCCTCACGGCCCAGAACTTCGAGTCGTCCGGCACCGTGAAGGTGTTCGGCGAGCACCCGTACGAGAACGCCCACGTGCTCGGCCGGATCTGCTTCGTCCGGGAGAGCCAGAAGTACCCCGACGACGCGACCCCGCGGCATGCCTTCCGCGCCGCACGCCTGTTCTTCCCGCACTGGGACCAGGAGCTCGCCGACGAGCTCATCGCCGAGTTCCAGCTCCCGATGGAGCAGACCATCAAGAAGCTCTCCCGGGGGCAGCTCTCCGCGGTCGGCGTCATCATCGGCCTGGCCTCCCGCGCCGAGATCACCTTCTTCGACGAACCCTATCTGGGACTCGACGCCGTCGCCCGGCAGATCTTCTACGACCGTCTCGTGGAGGACTACGCGGAGCACCCGCGCACGATCATCCTCTCCTCGCACCTGATCGACGAGGTCGCGAACCTCATCGAGAAGGTCATCGTGATCGACAACGGCCAGATCCTCCTCAACGAGGACACGGATGCCGTCCGCGACCGCGCCGTGACCGTCGTCGGGGATGCCGCGAAGGTCGACGCCTGGGTCGGCGATCGCGAGGTGCTGCACCGGGACGAGCTCGGTCGCGTCGCCTCCGTCACCGTGCTCGGCGCCCTCACCGCCGACGATCGCGCGGAGGTGCGGGCCGCCGGCCTCGACCTCGCCCCCGTCTCGCTGCAGCAGCTCATCGTCCGCCTCACCCAGAAGGCCGAGACCCGCTCCGGCACCAGAGCCGACGCCACCACGGAAGGAGTCCGCTGA
- a CDS encoding S8/S53 family peptidase encodes MEQPQGWTWQDRAEGSIRRGTALDPSTEPVDGIRAFPTAYLRERLLITRALGEQEAYDRELRALRDAADSFGWRLEIEDRGRRIGTDDGELVPGVAGFVRARLATPDEPTRGESPVAPDAWRVLQRARRLSRSTMPRTSLEHVLSIDPVGLNPFTRTNPFTRTNPFTRTNPVRGAAPGGGGSDDYLEPGRGARQPVTWLGPAPTRAPAPEQGRRPVVAILDTGCGEHSWLPSDVVTRHVELDGVPVGLTDDADPERYPDLYGQLDGEIDAVAGHGTFIAGLVRQAAPDADILSIRVAGALGVIDESTLLETIAQVVELLRRHRDDPSTGFPIDVLNLSLSYYHETPTDGLFSRTLFDLLGKARELGCVVVCSAGNDAIDRPSFPASLWPWPGSDNGLPSDDGAPHVSVGALNPSAHSVALFSNVGPWVQVYAPGAAVVSTSPAFVGGAQAATRADVDGLPRETLDPDDYRGGFAVWSGTSFAAPYIAGRIAAQLGPVPTEGVEPAVATKAVDAVLAALPTPHDRR; translated from the coding sequence ATGGAGCAGCCCCAGGGATGGACCTGGCAGGACCGCGCGGAGGGATCGATCCGGCGCGGCACCGCCCTCGACCCGAGCACCGAGCCGGTGGACGGGATCCGCGCGTTCCCCACCGCCTACCTGCGCGAGCGCCTGCTGATCACTCGCGCCCTCGGCGAGCAGGAGGCCTACGACCGCGAGCTGCGTGCCCTGCGGGACGCGGCCGACTCGTTCGGCTGGCGGCTGGAGATCGAGGATCGAGGGCGCAGGATCGGCACCGACGACGGCGAGCTGGTCCCCGGCGTCGCGGGATTCGTGCGGGCGCGCCTCGCGACACCCGATGAGCCGACCCGCGGCGAGTCGCCCGTGGCCCCGGACGCCTGGCGCGTCCTGCAGCGGGCGCGCCGCCTGTCCCGCTCGACCATGCCCCGGACGAGCCTCGAACACGTCCTCTCGATCGATCCGGTCGGGCTGAACCCCTTCACCCGGACCAACCCGTTCACCCGGACCAACCCCTTCACCCGGACCAACCCGGTCCGTGGCGCCGCCCCCGGCGGAGGCGGCAGCGACGACTACCTGGAGCCCGGACGGGGCGCCCGGCAGCCGGTCACCTGGCTCGGCCCGGCCCCGACCCGCGCGCCCGCTCCGGAACAGGGCCGCCGTCCCGTCGTCGCGATCCTGGACACGGGCTGCGGCGAGCATTCCTGGCTGCCCTCCGACGTCGTCACCCGGCACGTCGAGCTGGACGGCGTCCCCGTCGGCCTCACCGACGATGCCGACCCGGAGCGCTACCCCGACCTGTACGGGCAGCTCGACGGCGAGATCGACGCGGTGGCCGGACACGGCACGTTCATCGCGGGATTGGTGCGCCAAGCCGCCCCGGACGCCGACATCCTCTCGATCCGCGTCGCCGGAGCACTCGGGGTGATCGACGAGAGCACCCTGCTGGAGACCATCGCGCAGGTCGTGGAGCTGCTGCGGCGGCACCGCGATGACCCGTCGACGGGCTTCCCCATCGACGTCCTCAACCTGTCCCTCAGCTACTACCACGAGACCCCGACCGACGGCCTGTTCAGCAGGACGCTGTTCGACCTCCTCGGGAAGGCCAGGGAACTCGGCTGTGTGGTCGTCTGCTCCGCCGGCAACGACGCGATCGATCGCCCCTCCTTCCCCGCCTCGCTGTGGCCCTGGCCCGGCTCCGACAACGGGCTGCCGTCCGACGACGGCGCCCCGCACGTGTCCGTCGGCGCACTCAACCCGTCGGCCCACTCGGTCGCCCTCTTCTCCAACGTGGGCCCGTGGGTGCAGGTTTACGCCCCGGGTGCCGCAGTGGTCAGCACGTCGCCGGCCTTCGTCGGCGGCGCGCAGGCGGCGACCCGCGCGGACGTCGACGGGCTGCCCCGCGAGACCCTCGACCCGGACGACTACCGGGGCGGCTTCGCGGTGTGGAGCGGCACGTCGTTCGCGGCCCCCTACATCGCCGGCCGGATCGCCGCGCAGCTCGGGCCGGTCCCGACCGAGGGGGTGGAGCCCGCCGTCGCCACGAAGGCCGTCGATGCCGTGCTCGCCGCGCTGCCGACGCCGCACGACCGCCGCTGA
- a CDS encoding RNA polymerase sigma factor has protein sequence MIDGAPGAAFDPASDDGRARWERAADLFGAWREGDSRAMDELVRLMTPVLWHVVRAYGLGHALAEDVVQTTWLQLVRGHGSIADPRAVSAWLTTTARREAWKVGKAHGRIDTAESDDLDALLPEQASAEEHATLEDENRRLWAAVRRLAERCQRLLRVIAFEDRPDYARLAQDLSMPVGSIGPTRRRCLAKLRDLLDAPASRTEGRP, from the coding sequence ATGATCGACGGTGCTCCCGGCGCCGCCTTCGATCCGGCATCCGACGACGGCCGCGCGCGATGGGAACGTGCCGCCGACCTCTTCGGTGCGTGGCGCGAGGGCGACAGCCGTGCGATGGACGAGCTCGTGCGTCTGATGACGCCCGTGCTCTGGCATGTCGTGCGCGCTTACGGTCTCGGACACGCGCTCGCGGAAGACGTGGTGCAGACCACCTGGCTCCAGCTCGTGCGCGGCCACGGATCGATCGCCGACCCCCGCGCGGTCTCCGCCTGGCTGACCACGACCGCCCGGCGGGAGGCCTGGAAGGTCGGCAAGGCGCACGGACGCATCGACACCGCCGAATCCGACGACCTCGACGCGCTGCTGCCGGAGCAGGCCTCCGCCGAGGAGCACGCCACACTCGAGGACGAGAACCGGCGGCTCTGGGCAGCCGTCCGCCGCCTCGCCGAACGGTGCCAGCGCCTCCTGCGCGTCATCGCGTTCGAGGACCGCCCGGACTACGCGCGCCTCGCCCAGGACCTGTCGATGCCGGTCGGCAGCATCGGCCCGACGCGTCGACGGTGCCTCGCGAAGCTCCGCGACCTCCTCGACGCCCCGGCCTCCCGGACGGAGGGACGACCGTGA